The Candidatus Delongbacteria bacterium genome has a window encoding:
- a CDS encoding YgeY family selenium metabolism-linked hydrolase has product MRDTDNLMELADASREAIVGFLREMIAIPAESCREEARCRRVKAEYEALGFDEVHFDGLGSVIARVGNGPLHLLFDGHIDCVGVGDAASWSHDPFQGKREDGKVWGRGAVDELPAIACMAHGMAALKRAGWPEGVTVWLCASVMEEDCDGLPLQHLIEQEGLKPHAVILGEPTDMAIYRGHRGRMEISVTTRGVAAHGAHCERGVNAIYKMAPILQDIEVLNATLAADDFLGKGTVTVSYIDCRTPSLCAVPDQARIWIDRRLTKGETVEGALEQIRTLPHIGDAAVELPTYDAVSWRGLAVKQPKSFPTWVLEESHPLVQGAVEAVQAELGAVPRVSRWTFSTNGVASMGRLGIPTIGFAPGKEELSHSTGEWVSEDDLVKAAAVYARLAVVLAARKNELM; this is encoded by the coding sequence ATGCGTGACACTGACAACCTGATGGAACTGGCGGACGCGTCCCGGGAGGCCATCGTGGGCTTCCTGCGGGAGATGATCGCCATCCCGGCGGAGAGCTGCCGGGAGGAGGCCCGCTGCCGGCGGGTCAAGGCGGAGTACGAGGCGCTGGGCTTCGACGAGGTCCATTTCGACGGCCTGGGCAGCGTCATCGCGCGGGTGGGCAACGGACCCCTGCACTTGCTCTTCGACGGCCACATCGACTGCGTGGGCGTGGGCGACGCGGCCAGCTGGAGCCACGACCCCTTCCAGGGCAAACGGGAGGACGGCAAGGTCTGGGGCCGCGGCGCCGTGGACGAGCTGCCCGCCATCGCCTGCATGGCCCACGGCATGGCGGCGCTCAAGCGGGCCGGCTGGCCCGAGGGCGTCACGGTCTGGCTCTGCGCCAGCGTGATGGAGGAGGACTGCGACGGCCTGCCCCTGCAGCACCTGATCGAACAGGAGGGCCTGAAGCCCCACGCCGTGATCCTGGGTGAACCCACGGACATGGCCATCTATCGCGGCCACCGCGGCCGGATGGAGATCAGCGTGACCACCCGCGGCGTGGCCGCCCACGGCGCACATTGCGAGCGCGGCGTCAACGCCATTTACAAGATGGCCCCGATCCTGCAGGACATCGAGGTGCTGAACGCCACGCTGGCCGCGGACGACTTCCTGGGCAAGGGCACGGTGACCGTGTCCTACATCGACTGCCGGACGCCCAGCCTGTGCGCCGTGCCCGACCAGGCCCGGATCTGGATCGACCGGCGCCTCACCAAGGGCGAGACCGTGGAAGGCGCCCTGGAGCAGATCCGCACCCTGCCGCACATCGGGGACGCGGCGGTGGAACTGCCGACCTATGATGCCGTCAGCTGGCGCGGCCTGGCGGTCAAGCAGCCCAAGAGCTTCCCCACTTGGGTGCTGGAGGAATCCCATCCGCTGGTGCAGGGGGCCGTGGAGGCCGTGCAGGCCGAGCTGGGTGCCGTCCCCCGTGTGTCACGCTGGACTTTCTCCACCAACGGCGTGGCCAGCATGGGCCGGCTGGGCATTCCCACCATCGGATTCGCCCCGGGCAAAGAGGAACTCTCCCACTCCACCGGCGAGTGGGTGTCGGAGGACGACCTGGTGAAGGCCGCCGCCGTGTACGCGCGCCTGGCCGTCGTGTTGGCGGCGCGCAAGAACGAACTCATGTGA
- a CDS encoding ornithine carbamoyltransferase gives MEHKYRGRDFITTQDWSTSELEEIIELARQLKLGRKMGVGNRVLDGKTLYMIFFDSSTRTRNSFETGMTQLGGHAIFLSPDKMQISHGENAKDTANVLSRYGEGIAIRHCAFREGNQYLREVAEHASVPVINMQCDVYHPCQILADYLTMRERFGYKRKLKLGVAWTSAPNYVRPLSVPQSLILMMPRFGIDVTLAYPEEFRLMPEIEEQARLNAAAGGAKFEISHKFEDAFADADVVIPKSWGPLMHTTEKAEGLRLIEQYPTWRCDKRHMELGKEDMIYMHPLPADRGREVTDEVIDGPQSVVYDEAENRLHVQKALMAMVM, from the coding sequence ATGGAACACAAGTACAGAGGCAGGGATTTCATCACCACCCAGGACTGGAGTACCAGCGAGCTGGAGGAGATCATCGAGCTGGCCCGCCAGTTGAAACTGGGACGCAAGATGGGCGTGGGCAACCGCGTGCTGGACGGCAAGACGCTCTACATGATCTTCTTCGACTCGTCCACGCGCACGCGCAACTCCTTCGAGACGGGCATGACCCAGCTGGGCGGCCACGCCATCTTCCTCTCGCCGGACAAGATGCAGATCAGCCACGGCGAGAACGCCAAGGACACGGCCAACGTGCTCTCGCGCTACGGCGAGGGCATCGCCATCCGGCACTGCGCCTTCCGCGAGGGCAATCAGTACCTGCGCGAGGTGGCCGAGCACGCCAGCGTGCCCGTGATCAACATGCAGTGCGACGTGTATCACCCGTGCCAGATCCTGGCCGACTACCTCACCATGCGGGAGCGCTTCGGCTACAAGCGCAAGCTCAAGCTGGGCGTGGCCTGGACCAGTGCGCCCAACTACGTCCGGCCGCTCTCCGTGCCCCAGAGCCTGATCCTGATGATGCCGCGCTTCGGCATCGACGTGACCCTGGCCTACCCGGAGGAGTTCCGCCTGATGCCCGAGATTGAGGAGCAGGCGCGCCTCAACGCCGCGGCGGGCGGCGCGAAGTTCGAGATCAGCCACAAGTTCGAGGACGCCTTCGCCGACGCGGACGTGGTCATCCCCAAGTCCTGGGGCCCGCTGATGCACACCACGGAGAAGGCCGAGGGCCTGCGCCTGATCGAGCAGTACCCCACCTGGCGCTGCGACAAGCGGCACATGGAGCTGGGCAAGGAGGACATGATCTACATGCACCCGCTGCCCGCCGACCGTGGCCGCGAGGTGACCGACGAGGTGATCGACGGCCCGCAGTCCGTGGTCTACGACGAGGCGGAGAACCGCCTGCACGTGCAGAAGGCGCTGATGGCGATGGTCATGTAG
- a CDS encoding pyridoxal-phosphate dependent enzyme, with product MSHVELGCVECGSRYPEDPALLVCPACAARQEAGGHTRGVLLVRHAELPDYWPQAHGEWRGWLPLPDGLELPRFPVGDTPLLHGAALGARLGIPHLWLKDDTRNPSGSTKDRASWLVCAKALQFELETVATASTGNAATALACCAAAFGLQAVVFVPVTAPAAKLLHIRACGATLLAVEGSYDQAFELSSAACLARGWYNRNTALNPYTIEGKKTALLEMLAQAPGHALDAIFVGTGDGVILGGLGKGIADLQQAGLLGEAPRLYAVQAGSSDALARGWEACDAAAARVPRADSVADSLNVEAPRNAQHALQVLAATRGGCVRVSDEELRSAIALLGAATGIFAEPAGAAALAGLRKALELGLVDTHERVALLITGNGLKDPAAAGSQLPDALRVAPRLEALPRYI from the coding sequence ATGTCACACGTGGAGCTCGGCTGCGTGGAGTGCGGATCCCGCTATCCCGAGGATCCCGCCCTGCTGGTCTGTCCCGCCTGCGCCGCGCGGCAGGAGGCCGGCGGCCACACCCGGGGCGTGCTGCTGGTGCGGCACGCGGAGCTCCCGGACTACTGGCCCCAGGCGCACGGCGAGTGGCGCGGCTGGCTGCCGCTGCCCGACGGGCTGGAGCTGCCGCGCTTCCCTGTCGGTGACACACCCCTGCTCCACGGCGCGGCTCTGGGGGCGCGGCTGGGCATCCCGCACCTCTGGCTGAAGGACGACACGCGCAATCCCAGCGGATCCACCAAGGACCGCGCCTCCTGGCTGGTGTGCGCCAAGGCGCTCCAGTTCGAGCTGGAGACCGTGGCCACGGCCTCCACGGGCAACGCGGCCACGGCCCTGGCCTGCTGCGCGGCGGCCTTCGGCCTGCAGGCCGTGGTCTTCGTGCCGGTGACGGCGCCGGCCGCCAAGCTGCTGCACATCCGTGCCTGCGGCGCCACGCTGCTGGCCGTGGAGGGCAGCTACGACCAGGCCTTCGAACTCTCCAGCGCGGCCTGCCTGGCGCGCGGCTGGTACAACCGCAACACGGCGCTCAACCCCTACACCATCGAGGGCAAGAAGACGGCCCTGCTGGAGATGCTCGCCCAGGCGCCTGGCCACGCGTTGGACGCGATCTTCGTGGGCACGGGGGACGGCGTGATCTTGGGCGGCCTTGGCAAAGGGATCGCCGACCTGCAGCAGGCGGGACTGTTGGGCGAGGCGCCGCGCCTCTACGCGGTCCAGGCGGGTTCGTCCGACGCCCTGGCCCGGGGATGGGAGGCCTGCGACGCCGCCGCCGCCCGGGTGCCGCGGGCCGACAGCGTGGCCGACAGCCTCAACGTGGAGGCGCCGCGCAACGCGCAGCACGCGCTGCAGGTGCTGGCGGCCACCCGGGGCGGCTGCGTGCGGGTGAGCGACGAGGAGCTGCGCTCCGCCATCGCCCTGTTGGGCGCTGCGACGGGCATCTTCGCCGAGCCCGCCGGCGCCGCGGCCCTGGCCGGGCTGCGCAAGGCCCTGGAGCTGGGCCTGGTGGACACCCATGAGCGCGTGGCCCTGCTGATCACGGGCAACGGCCTGAAGGACCCCGCCGCCGCGGGCAGCCAGCTGCCGGACGCTCTGCGGGTGGCTCCGCGCCTGGAGGCCCTGCCCAGATACATCTGA
- a CDS encoding formyltransferase family protein encodes MSPADDPRRRLLLLGDGLWAAAALRHLAVRHVLPAVVERSCPTDDSLARAAREAGLPLVRLADVNAPDAREWIRSLAPDLLLSVSYDQIFQRPLLSPPHPPVLNLHAGHPDRQRGRAVLCWQLLEGVRELELTVMRVTRGIDRGPVLGVSHVALGEDDEYGQALERVCAAVPAVLDQALAALAGERALPGDAAAQPVYYPRRRAGDEWLDWNRDSADLLRLIRALAPPNCLAATRLGERELRVRRAAACPDFPAGVAGVPGAVIGRDPVRGLLVKTGDGALWLGELWTPEGERVPQQEFHLSDRFGNGTLAELESLRRRVGRLEERLAALEGVAHAG; translated from the coding sequence ATGTCTCCAGCGGACGACCCACGCCGGCGGCTTCTGCTGCTGGGCGACGGTCTCTGGGCGGCGGCCGCGCTGCGCCATCTGGCCGTCCGCCACGTGCTGCCGGCCGTGGTGGAGCGGAGCTGCCCGACGGATGACAGCCTGGCCCGGGCCGCCCGGGAGGCCGGTCTTCCGCTGGTCCGGCTGGCCGACGTGAATGCCCCCGACGCACGGGAGTGGATCCGCTCCCTGGCTCCCGACCTGCTCCTCTCCGTCTCCTACGACCAGATCTTCCAGCGCCCGCTGCTCAGCCCACCCCACCCGCCCGTGCTCAACCTGCACGCCGGCCATCCGGACCGCCAGCGGGGCCGCGCCGTGCTCTGCTGGCAGCTGCTGGAAGGGGTCCGCGAGCTGGAGTTGACGGTGATGCGCGTGACCCGCGGCATCGATCGCGGTCCCGTGCTGGGCGTGTCACACGTCGCGCTGGGGGAGGATGACGAGTACGGCCAGGCTCTGGAGCGGGTCTGCGCTGCCGTGCCCGCCGTGCTGGACCAGGCGCTGGCCGCCCTGGCGGGGGAGCGCGCGCTCCCCGGGGATGCGGCCGCGCAGCCGGTCTACTATCCCCGCCGCCGGGCCGGCGACGAGTGGCTGGACTGGAATCGGGACTCCGCCGACCTGCTGAGGCTGATTCGTGCCCTGGCGCCGCCCAACTGCCTGGCCGCCACGCGGCTGGGAGAGCGCGAGCTGCGCGTGCGGCGTGCGGCGGCCTGCCCTGACTTTCCGGCGGGTGTCGCCGGCGTGCCCGGCGCGGTGATCGGCCGGGACCCCGTGCGCGGCCTGCTGGTGAAGACCGGCGACGGCGCGCTCTGGCTGGGCGAGCTCTGGACCCCCGAGGGCGAACGGGTCCCGCAGCAGGAGTTCCACCTCTCCGACCGCTTCGGCAACGGGACCCTGGCCGAACTGGAATCGCTGCGACGGCGGGTGGGCCGGCTCGAGGAACGCCTGGCCGCTCTGGAAGGAGTCGCGCATGCGGGTTGA
- a CDS encoding acylneuraminate cytidylyltransferase family protein, with protein MRVDALIPARAGSRRLPGKHLLPLGGRPLLDWTLLAARAAGIFRRITLSTDDPALRERGLELGLDPFPLRPARLATDVSRSADVLAHYLEWLPSAGLELPDWVMLLQPTSPFRGAERIREACGLAEERGGDVVSLGPVGKPLEWCRELRDGRARAWSCPEPAPAWRLNGAIYLTRVERFRADGCLLPAEPLALLMEDWESVDIDTPLDWLQAMGVANGRNPASEAA; from the coding sequence ATGCGGGTTGACGCGCTGATCCCCGCGCGGGCGGGCTCCCGGCGCCTGCCGGGCAAACACCTGCTGCCGCTGGGCGGCCGGCCCCTGCTGGACTGGACGCTGCTGGCGGCCCGGGCGGCCGGGATTTTTCGGCGGATCACGCTCTCCACCGACGACCCCGCCCTGCGGGAGCGCGGGCTGGAGCTGGGCCTGGATCCCTTCCCCCTGCGTCCGGCCCGCCTGGCCACCGACGTCAGCCGCAGCGCCGACGTGCTGGCGCACTACCTGGAGTGGCTGCCCTCCGCCGGACTGGAGCTGCCGGACTGGGTCATGCTGCTGCAGCCCACCTCGCCCTTCCGCGGCGCGGAGCGGATCCGCGAGGCCTGCGGGCTGGCCGAAGAGCGGGGCGGCGACGTGGTCTCGCTGGGCCCCGTGGGCAAGCCACTGGAGTGGTGCCGCGAGCTGCGGGACGGCCGGGCCCGGGCCTGGAGCTGTCCGGAACCCGCGCCCGCGTGGCGGCTCAACGGCGCCATCTACCTCACGCGCGTGGAGCGCTTCCGGGCGGACGGCTGCCTGCTGCCCGCCGAGCCCCTGGCGCTGCTGATGGAGGACTGGGAGTCCGTGGACATCGACACGCCCCTGGACTGGCTGCAGGCCATGGGCGTGGCCAACGGCCGCAACCCCGCGTCGGAGGCGGCATGA
- a CDS encoding N-acetylneuraminate synthase family protein, whose product MSDVRGLLGAGRPWVIAEIGVNHNGRLDEALELVEVAARCGVQAVKFQAFRAERLVRRNTPLAAYQARNLGADPGGQFALLKGLEIDLDSLEACARLARRSGLAFGVTPFDEISLQEIIGLEPDFVKLGSGDADNQPLLEAARDCGRPVLVSTGMCSLAEAARVVRWFDGAHERLALLHCVSAYPAPEDSCNLAVLPHLRELGCVIGFSDHTTGTRAAPLAVALGAEILERHVTLDRSAPGPDHACSSDERGLRDWLAELAAVRALLGDGIKRTMPCEEDVRRAARKSLLLARPLAAGEILTREDVRCLRPADGLPPWWLPHFVGRRAARDLEAGRLLHPLDWLEAT is encoded by the coding sequence ATGAGCGACGTGCGCGGACTGCTGGGTGCCGGCCGCCCCTGGGTGATCGCCGAGATCGGCGTGAATCACAACGGCCGGCTGGACGAGGCCCTGGAGTTGGTGGAGGTGGCCGCCCGCTGCGGCGTGCAGGCTGTCAAGTTCCAGGCCTTCCGGGCGGAGCGTTTGGTGCGCCGCAACACGCCGCTGGCCGCCTACCAGGCCCGCAATCTGGGAGCGGATCCGGGCGGGCAGTTCGCCCTGCTCAAGGGCCTGGAGATCGACCTGGACTCACTGGAGGCCTGTGCCCGACTGGCCCGCCGGAGCGGTCTGGCCTTCGGTGTCACACCCTTCGACGAGATCTCCCTGCAGGAGATCATCGGCCTGGAACCCGACTTCGTCAAGCTGGGCTCCGGCGACGCGGACAACCAGCCCCTGCTCGAAGCGGCGCGGGACTGCGGCCGGCCCGTGCTGGTCTCCACCGGGATGTGCAGCCTGGCGGAGGCCGCCCGCGTGGTCCGCTGGTTTGACGGCGCCCACGAGCGGCTGGCCCTGCTGCACTGCGTCTCCGCCTATCCGGCGCCGGAGGATTCCTGCAACCTGGCCGTGTTGCCGCACTTGCGCGAACTCGGCTGCGTCATCGGTTTCAGCGACCACACCACGGGCACGCGCGCCGCGCCTCTGGCCGTCGCCCTGGGCGCCGAGATCCTCGAGCGGCACGTCACGCTGGATCGCTCCGCCCCCGGTCCCGACCACGCCTGCTCCAGCGACGAGCGGGGCCTGCGGGACTGGCTGGCCGAACTGGCGGCCGTGCGCGCGCTGCTGGGCGACGGGATCAAGCGCACCATGCCCTGCGAGGAGGATGTGCGCCGGGCCGCGCGCAAGTCGCTGCTGCTGGCGCGCCCCCTGGCGGCGGGCGAGATCCTGACGCGGGAGGACGTGCGCTGTCTGCGGCCCGCCGACGGCCTGCCGCCGTGGTGGCTGCCGCACTTCGTCGGACGCCGGGCCGCCCGGGACCTGGAGGCGGGCCGCCTGCTGCATCCCCTGGACTGGCTGGAGGCGACATGA
- the neuC gene encoding UDP-N-acetylglucosamine 2-epimerase: MKVLAVTGSRSDYDLLEPVLRQIEAHPGLELTLVVTCAHLAKAWGGTGARIHGFSRTLLRPTLIDWDSPEARLKSMGLELIALAQDLAEERPDLVLVLGDREDALLAATAASYSWIPVAHIFGGDLGHATVDDSVRHAVSKLAHLHFVASEGSRDVLLRLGEDPGRIHVCGNPALDRIRRLPAWPAERLLESFGIVPARPLILVCQHPVGPNPQAAAAELELILAVCRRVDAQVVVNTPNSDPGSSGPLRVWEEADQVIRVRNLEQEAWVALLKRCNLMLGNSSAGLLETPFLGIPAVNVGARQRGRSHAGNVQFVEAEAEGLQAAIHRALDDADYRAQVRGLACPFGDGHAAERVVGDLAGLECRSLLPKRHILARSPA; the protein is encoded by the coding sequence ATGAAAGTGCTGGCCGTGACCGGTAGCCGCTCGGACTACGATCTGCTGGAGCCCGTGCTGCGGCAGATCGAGGCGCATCCGGGCCTGGAGCTGACGCTGGTGGTGACCTGTGCGCATCTGGCCAAGGCCTGGGGCGGCACGGGCGCGCGCATCCACGGGTTCAGCCGCACGCTGCTGCGGCCCACGCTCATCGATTGGGACAGCCCGGAGGCCCGGTTGAAGAGCATGGGCCTGGAGCTCATCGCGCTGGCCCAGGATCTGGCGGAGGAGCGCCCGGATCTGGTGCTCGTGCTGGGGGACCGCGAGGACGCGCTGCTGGCGGCCACCGCGGCTTCCTACAGCTGGATTCCGGTGGCCCACATCTTCGGCGGCGACCTGGGGCACGCCACCGTGGACGACAGCGTGAGACACGCCGTCAGCAAACTCGCCCATCTGCATTTCGTCGCCTCGGAGGGCAGCCGGGACGTGCTGTTGCGGCTGGGTGAGGATCCGGGCCGGATCCACGTCTGCGGCAATCCCGCCCTGGACCGCATTCGGCGGCTGCCCGCCTGGCCGGCGGAGCGTCTGCTGGAGAGTTTCGGCATCGTGCCCGCCCGGCCGCTGATCCTGGTCTGCCAGCATCCCGTGGGGCCCAATCCCCAGGCCGCGGCCGCGGAGCTGGAGCTGATCCTCGCGGTCTGCCGCCGGGTGGACGCCCAGGTGGTGGTCAACACTCCCAACAGCGATCCCGGCTCCTCCGGGCCGCTGCGGGTCTGGGAGGAGGCGGACCAGGTGATCCGGGTCCGCAATCTGGAGCAGGAGGCCTGGGTGGCGCTGCTCAAGCGCTGCAACCTGATGCTCGGCAACTCGTCCGCCGGACTGCTGGAGACGCCCTTCCTGGGCATTCCCGCCGTGAACGTGGGAGCCCGGCAGCGCGGGCGCAGCCACGCGGGCAACGTCCAGTTCGTGGAGGCGGAGGCCGAGGGCCTGCAGGCGGCCATCCACCGGGCGCTGGACGACGCGGACTACCGCGCGCAAGTGCGCGGGCTGGCCTGCCCCTTCGGCGACGGGCACGCCGCCGAGCGCGTGGTGGGCGACCTGGCCGGGCTGGAGTGCCGCAGCCTGCTGCCCAAGCGCCACATCCTGGCTCGGAGTCCCGCGTGA
- a CDS encoding nucleotidyltransferase family protein yields MKPPSRVFHPDQVVEIALPLQEAVARIDRNRCGAVCVIDARQRLLGMLTDGDIRRQVLRGTDLRQTPVGEAMQRRPVTATPDFSRNQLRHLMRARSISQIPIVDADNRLLWLALAAELLEAPVSGRPALIMAGGQGTRLRPLTLSRPKPLLPVAGRPILEHVIERLVECGFSQVLVSTGYHSQMIEDQLQDGRQFGASIRYLREETPQGTAGALARLPEDVGGELLVMNGDILTTVDFSVLLESHVASGADMTVAVREMVEQVEYGVVRVEGEWVQAIEEKPRRSLLVNAGIYVVGPRLRALVPADESFDMTDLIRWGIGERRRVRSYPLREFWLDIGRMADYERANRLAQRLGTDGGGGWLGHLSRETRETVEECLT; encoded by the coding sequence GTGAAGCCGCCCAGCCGCGTGTTCCACCCCGACCAGGTGGTGGAGATCGCCCTGCCGCTGCAGGAGGCCGTGGCCCGCATCGACCGCAACCGCTGCGGCGCGGTCTGCGTCATCGACGCGCGCCAGCGGCTGCTGGGCATGCTCACCGACGGCGACATCCGCCGCCAGGTGCTGCGGGGAACGGACCTGCGCCAGACGCCGGTGGGCGAAGCCATGCAGCGCCGTCCCGTCACGGCCACGCCGGACTTCAGCCGCAACCAGCTCCGGCACCTGATGCGCGCCCGCTCCATCTCGCAGATCCCCATCGTCGACGCGGACAACCGCCTGCTCTGGCTGGCCCTGGCCGCCGAGCTGCTGGAGGCGCCGGTCAGCGGGCGTCCGGCCCTGATCATGGCGGGCGGGCAGGGCACGCGACTGCGCCCGCTCACGCTCTCCCGCCCCAAGCCCCTGCTGCCCGTGGCCGGCCGGCCCATCCTGGAGCACGTCATCGAGCGTCTGGTGGAGTGCGGCTTCAGCCAGGTGCTGGTCTCCACGGGCTACCACTCACAGATGATCGAGGACCAGCTGCAGGACGGGCGCCAGTTCGGGGCCTCCATCCGCTACCTGCGCGAGGAGACTCCCCAGGGCACCGCGGGTGCGCTGGCCCGGCTGCCGGAGGACGTCGGCGGCGAATTGCTGGTCATGAACGGGGATATCCTCACCACCGTGGATTTCTCGGTCCTGCTGGAGAGCCATGTGGCCAGCGGTGCGGACATGACCGTGGCCGTGCGCGAGATGGTGGAGCAGGTGGAGTACGGCGTGGTGCGGGTGGAGGGCGAGTGGGTCCAGGCCATCGAGGAGAAGCCGCGCCGCAGCCTGCTGGTGAACGCGGGCATCTACGTGGTGGGGCCGCGCCTGCGCGCTCTGGTGCCCGCCGACGAGTCCTTTGACATGACCGACCTGATTCGCTGGGGTATCGGCGAGCGGCGCCGGGTGCGCAGTTATCCGCTGCGCGAGTTCTGGCTGGACATCGGCCGGATGGCCGACTACGAGCGGGCCAACCGGCTGGCCCAGCGGCTCGGAACGGACGGCGGCGGGGGCTGGCTGGGGCACCTGTCGCGGGAAACGCGCGAAACCGTCGAGGAGTGCCTGACATGA
- a CDS encoding aminotransferase class I/II-fold pyridoxal phosphate-dependent enzyme, with amino-acid sequence MIPLSEPSLGPREAARVQECLAEGWVSAEGPWTGRFESAVAALHGPHMHAAACSSGTAALQLALIALGLRPGELVIVPALSFAATVNPIIHLGAEPVILDVEEDSLGLSPEAVKNWLERETLRRQGAVFERRSGRRVFGLLPVHLYGLPCRIHDLAQLALEFGLTLLEDNAEALGARARGRLTGTFGHASILSFNGNKTITAGGGGMVLSADEGVTARAAYWANQARRPGQPDPDDYGFNFRLSSLQAALGLAQLERLDELLAGRRAQHEAYRAGLASLGLGLLEGQAGDDPSWWLNIAQGLGRREMEGLVADLAARGVQVRRVFRPFDCWPLYSAYARMECRTARQSYENCLALPSSSQLDAAGRAAVLDALASHLAAPLPVEAAS; translated from the coding sequence ATGATTCCGCTCAGCGAACCCAGCCTGGGACCCCGCGAGGCCGCCCGGGTCCAGGAGTGTCTGGCCGAGGGATGGGTGTCCGCGGAGGGTCCGTGGACGGGACGCTTTGAGTCCGCCGTGGCCGCCCTGCACGGGCCGCACATGCACGCGGCAGCCTGCTCCAGCGGTACGGCGGCCCTCCAGCTGGCGCTCATCGCACTTGGCCTGCGCCCCGGCGAGCTGGTGATCGTGCCCGCCCTCAGTTTCGCGGCCACCGTGAACCCGATCATCCACCTGGGCGCCGAGCCCGTCATCCTGGACGTGGAGGAGGACTCGCTGGGCCTGAGTCCCGAGGCCGTCAAGAACTGGCTGGAGCGCGAGACCCTGCGCCGGCAGGGCGCCGTGTTCGAGCGCCGCAGCGGCCGGCGGGTCTTTGGACTGCTCCCCGTGCATCTTTACGGCCTGCCCTGCCGCATCCATGACCTCGCCCAGCTCGCCCTCGAGTTTGGGCTGACGCTGCTCGAGGACAACGCCGAGGCCCTGGGGGCCAGGGCGCGCGGACGACTGACGGGGACCTTCGGACACGCCTCGATCCTCTCCTTCAACGGGAACAAGACCATCACGGCCGGCGGCGGCGGCATGGTGCTCTCGGCGGACGAGGGCGTGACGGCCCGGGCAGCCTACTGGGCCAACCAGGCGCGCCGTCCCGGTCAGCCGGACCCGGACGACTACGGCTTCAACTTCCGGCTCAGCAGCCTGCAGGCCGCGCTGGGTCTGGCCCAGCTGGAACGCCTGGACGAGTTGCTGGCCGGCCGCCGCGCGCAGCACGAGGCCTATCGCGCGGGTCTGGCCTCGCTGGGTCTGGGCCTGCTGGAGGGGCAGGCGGGGGACGACCCCAGCTGGTGGCTGAATATCGCGCAGGGCCTTGGCCGCCGTGAAATGGAGGGGCTGGTGGCGGATCTGGCCGCCCGGGGCGTGCAGGTCCGCCGGGTGTTCCGGCCCTTCGACTGCTGGCCGCTCTACTCGGCCTATGCGCGGATGGAATGCCGCACGGCCCGCCAGTCCTACGAGAACTGCCTGGCCCTGCCTTCCTCGTCCCAGCTGGACGCAGCCGGCCGCGCGGCCGTGCTGGACGCCCTGGCCTCCCACCTGGCGGCCCCGCTGCCGGTGGAGGCGGCGTCATGA